One genomic window of Geodermatophilus sp. DSM 44513 includes the following:
- a CDS encoding SDR family NAD(P)-dependent oxidoreductase, with amino-acid sequence MQIPDVAAVVTGGASGLGEATVRALAARGAAVTVLDLQEERGQALAAELGGHTTFVRTDVTDEASVQAAIAEATGKDRPLRVAVNCAGIGWAERVVKRDGSAHGLDGFTRTVMVNLVGTFNVLRLAAAAMATTEPGEGGERGVVVNTASIAAYDGQIGQIAYAASKGGIVGLTLPAARDLAAVGVRVCTIAPGLVDTPLLAGLPEEARTALAAGIPFPRRLARPADFAQLALDVVEHGYLNGEVIRMDGALRMAPR; translated from the coding sequence ATGCAGATCCCCGACGTCGCCGCCGTCGTCACGGGGGGCGCCTCCGGCCTCGGCGAGGCCACCGTCCGCGCCCTCGCCGCCCGCGGAGCGGCCGTGACCGTCCTCGACCTGCAGGAGGAGCGCGGGCAGGCGCTGGCCGCCGAGCTGGGTGGGCACACCACGTTCGTCCGCACCGACGTCACCGACGAGGCCTCGGTGCAGGCCGCCATCGCCGAGGCCACCGGCAAGGACCGGCCGCTGCGCGTCGCGGTCAACTGCGCCGGCATCGGCTGGGCCGAGCGCGTGGTCAAGCGGGACGGCTCGGCGCACGGCCTCGACGGCTTCACCCGGACCGTCATGGTCAACCTGGTCGGCACCTTCAACGTGCTGCGCCTGGCCGCGGCCGCCATGGCCACCACCGAGCCGGGGGAGGGCGGCGAGCGCGGCGTCGTCGTCAACACCGCCTCGATCGCCGCCTACGACGGCCAGATCGGCCAGATCGCCTACGCGGCGTCCAAGGGCGGCATCGTCGGCCTGACCCTGCCCGCCGCCCGCGACCTCGCCGCCGTCGGCGTGCGGGTGTGCACCATCGCCCCCGGGCTGGTGGACACCCCGCTGCTGGCCGGCCTGCCCGAGGAGGCCCGCACCGCGCTGGCCGCCGGCATCCCGTTCCCGCGCCGGCTGGCCCGCCCGGCGGACTTCGCCCAGCTGGCGCTGGACGTCGTCGAGCACGGCTACCTCAACGGCGAGGTCATCCGGATGGACGGCGCCCTGCGGATGGCGCCGCGCTGA
- the cofD gene encoding 2-phospho-L-lactate transferase, which translates to MNFVHIVVLAGGVGGARFLSGLRAAAPDARLTAVVNTGDDATMHGLRICPDLDTVMYTLGGGIDAGRGWGRADETWTVREELAAYGAEPTWFGLGDRDLATHLVRTRMLDAGYPLSQVTAALADRWQPGVELLPMSDQRVETHVVVAGTDDEGRPTGRQQAIHFQEWWVRHRAEPEPRAFVQVGVDAARPAPGVTEAFGTADAVLLAPSNPVVSVGTVLGVPGLRDALLATPGRIVGVSPIVSGGVVRGMADRCLPVLGVEVSAEGVGRHYGARSAGGLLDAWLVHTGDRAAVPGVDVRAVPLLMSSPEATAALARAALDAAGV; encoded by the coding sequence ATGAACTTCGTGCACATCGTCGTCCTCGCCGGAGGGGTCGGTGGGGCCCGGTTCCTGTCCGGCCTCCGCGCGGCCGCGCCCGACGCCCGGCTCACCGCCGTCGTCAACACCGGCGACGACGCGACGATGCACGGGCTGCGGATCTGTCCGGACCTCGACACGGTCATGTACACCCTCGGCGGCGGCATCGACGCCGGCCGCGGCTGGGGCCGGGCCGACGAGACCTGGACGGTGCGCGAGGAGCTGGCCGCCTACGGCGCCGAGCCGACCTGGTTCGGCCTGGGCGACCGCGACCTGGCCACCCACCTGGTGCGCACCCGGATGCTGGACGCCGGCTACCCGCTGTCCCAGGTCACCGCGGCGCTGGCCGACCGGTGGCAGCCCGGCGTCGAGCTGCTGCCGATGAGCGACCAGCGGGTGGAGACCCACGTCGTGGTCGCCGGCACGGACGACGAGGGGCGCCCGACCGGCCGGCAGCAGGCCATCCACTTCCAGGAGTGGTGGGTGCGCCACCGCGCCGAGCCCGAGCCCCGCGCCTTCGTCCAGGTCGGGGTGGACGCCGCCCGCCCGGCACCCGGCGTCACCGAGGCGTTCGGCACCGCCGACGCGGTGCTCCTGGCACCGTCGAACCCGGTGGTGTCGGTGGGCACCGTCCTCGGGGTCCCCGGACTGCGCGACGCGCTGCTGGCCACGCCGGGCCGGATCGTCGGGGTCTCACCGATCGTGTCCGGCGGCGTGGTGCGCGGGATGGCCGACCGCTGCCTGCCCGTCCTCGGCGTGGAGGTCAGCGCGGAGGGCGTGGGGCGGCACTACGGCGCCCGCTCCGCCGGCGGGCTGCTGGACGCCTGGCTGGTGCACACCGGGGACCGGGCCGCCGTGCCCGGCGTCGACGTCCGCGCCGTCCCCCTGCTGATGTCCTCCCCCGAGGCGACCGCGGCGCTGGCGCGGGCCGCGCTCGACGCCGCAGGTGTCTAG
- a CDS encoding DUF3499 domain-containing protein, whose amino-acid sequence MRQARRCSRSGCAQPAAATLTYVYAESTAVVGPLATFSEPHSYDLCEFHGQRLTVPRGWEVVRHEIDAEESGPTGDDLLALADAVREAARPELPRNPADDGSGTRRGHLRVLPDLS is encoded by the coding sequence GTGAGGCAGGCACGTCGCTGCTCGCGCAGCGGCTGCGCGCAACCGGCGGCAGCGACCCTGACGTACGTCTACGCCGAGTCGACCGCCGTCGTCGGCCCGTTGGCGACGTTCTCGGAGCCGCACAGCTACGACCTCTGCGAGTTCCACGGCCAGCGGCTGACCGTGCCGCGCGGCTGGGAGGTCGTCCGCCACGAGATCGACGCCGAGGAGTCCGGCCCGACCGGCGACGACCTGCTCGCCCTGGCCGACGCCGTTCGCGAGGCCGCCCGGCCCGAGCTCCCGCGCAACCCCGCCGACGACGGCAGCGGTACCCGTCGCGGTCACCTGAGGGTCCTGCCCGACCTCAGCTGA
- a CDS encoding coenzyme F420-0:L-glutamate ligase, producing MSRPPAGVSVHPVAGLPEFAPGDDLAAAVAGAAPWLADGDVVVVTSKVVSKVEGRLVPVPPGTDREAARQRAIDAETVRVVARRGPLRIVETRQGWVVAAAGIDASNVAGDALVLLPEDADASARALRDRLRALLGVTVAVVVSDTFGRTWRDGLTDVAVGSAGIPALVDLRGAVDAFGNRLETTQVALVDELASAADLVKGKLAGIPVAVVRGLAFDPPAEDAGTRPLVRLGPGDLFPYGSRDLVGTRAPGRDLLPRPGERDAVAAAFRLATTALPEFPVVLRHGGEGDGVVDVHLPERATTTAALNLGALLGAVIVQLHAEGWTTRWEPVGTPGGTSLVGRLWVGQPAP from the coding sequence GTGTCTAGGCCCCCGGCCGGCGTCTCGGTCCACCCGGTCGCCGGCCTGCCGGAGTTCGCCCCCGGCGACGACCTGGCTGCCGCGGTCGCCGGCGCGGCACCCTGGCTGGCCGACGGCGACGTCGTCGTGGTCACCTCCAAGGTGGTGTCCAAGGTGGAGGGCCGGCTGGTGCCGGTCCCGCCGGGCACCGACCGGGAGGCCGCCCGCCAGCGCGCCATCGACGCGGAGACCGTCCGGGTGGTGGCCCGCCGCGGGCCGCTGCGGATCGTGGAGACCCGCCAGGGCTGGGTGGTGGCCGCCGCCGGGATCGACGCCTCCAACGTGGCCGGCGACGCGCTGGTGCTCCTGCCCGAGGACGCCGACGCCTCCGCCCGGGCGCTGCGGGACCGGCTGCGCGCGCTGCTCGGCGTCACCGTCGCGGTCGTCGTCAGCGACACCTTCGGGCGCACCTGGCGGGACGGGCTGACCGACGTCGCCGTCGGGTCGGCGGGCATCCCCGCGCTGGTCGACCTCCGCGGTGCGGTCGACGCGTTCGGCAACCGGCTGGAGACCACCCAGGTGGCGCTGGTCGACGAGCTGGCCTCGGCCGCGGACCTGGTGAAGGGAAAGCTCGCGGGCATCCCGGTGGCCGTCGTCCGCGGCCTGGCGTTCGACCCGCCCGCCGAGGACGCCGGCACCCGCCCGCTGGTGCGGCTGGGCCCCGGCGACCTGTTCCCCTACGGCAGCCGCGACCTGGTGGGCACCCGCGCGCCCGGCCGCGACCTGCTGCCCCGCCCCGGGGAGCGCGACGCCGTGGCCGCGGCCTTCCGGCTGGCCACCACCGCGCTGCCGGAGTTCCCCGTCGTGCTGCGCCACGGGGGCGAGGGCGACGGCGTGGTCGACGTCCACCTGCCCGAGCGGGCCACCACCACGGCGGCGCTCAACCTCGGGGCGCTGCTCGGCGCGGTCATCGTGCAGCTGCACGCCGAGGGCTGGACGACCCGCTGGGAGCCGGTGGGCACGCCCGGCGGCACCTCCCTCGTGGGGAGGTTGTGGGTCGGTCAGCCGGCTCCCTGA
- a CDS encoding HNH endonuclease signature motif containing protein, producing the protein MIEDVQAAAPGVVAPSVGWASGSLGAVQAAAREMSRQAALRARAVVAFAESRPASADRAQGERGAMSAERWAARAEVLRPVSEWATTELAVALDLTQEAAERELERSLTLVHRLPGTLAALEAGQLHEGHLWHLLDKVAPIAQDAVRAEVEAELLAWLARRQTVTTPTQLGARVRVLVARRDAAAAGRRLARALRERGVSVHPDRTDGMATLSVYCTLPEARVFHAALGQCADAVVDEEGQPPRTRGEKMTDALMELVLRPGEHELPPVQVLLTLVASVATVLGGDAPAELDGEVLPAEMARQLVHALAGQEPTTAGPEPLPSAGGEPVDLVGGPEERAVAELDGEELDRWFDEFVRAAFGDEPPPMPRVPDADADADADAGPVPEEQPDPLDDHGAAGAPPSSGTGCPPAGTGWWAAADRAVDDAGSAVHAARLALGHAQRSVRTAERAAAEVEAGWRSGPAGQVDAALDTLAALAVAADAQREALAALLEATAGGGLADRPRLVLADAVTGAFVTLTDLPGLRRVAHCGRPACRRRPDTCGHDLTGRPGLRAPDPTEGYRPGAALDRWVRARDRRCRFPGCRRRVPRGGELDHHRPHADGGETSAANLAGYCTRDHRGKHQAPGWSHDLAPDGTLTVTTPTGLTAVTTPPPY; encoded by the coding sequence GTGATCGAGGACGTCCAGGCCGCCGCGCCAGGTGTCGTCGCGCCCAGCGTGGGGTGGGCGTCCGGGTCGCTGGGTGCGGTGCAGGCCGCGGCGCGCGAGATGTCCCGGCAGGCAGCGCTGCGGGCCCGCGCCGTGGTCGCGTTCGCCGAGTCCCGGCCGGCCTCCGCGGACCGGGCGCAGGGCGAGCGCGGCGCGATGTCGGCGGAGCGGTGGGCGGCCCGCGCCGAGGTGCTGCGCCCGGTCAGCGAGTGGGCCACCACGGAGCTGGCGGTTGCGCTGGACCTGACCCAGGAGGCCGCCGAGCGGGAACTGGAGCGGTCGCTGACCCTGGTGCACCGGCTGCCGGGCACGCTGGCCGCGCTCGAGGCCGGGCAGCTGCACGAGGGCCACCTGTGGCACCTGCTCGACAAGGTCGCCCCCATCGCCCAGGACGCCGTGCGCGCGGAGGTGGAGGCCGAGCTGCTGGCCTGGCTCGCCCGGCGGCAGACGGTCACCACGCCGACGCAGCTGGGCGCCAGGGTGCGGGTGCTGGTCGCCCGCCGGGACGCTGCCGCGGCCGGGCGGCGGCTGGCACGGGCACTGCGCGAGCGTGGCGTCTCGGTGCACCCGGACCGCACCGACGGCATGGCCACCCTCAGCGTGTACTGCACCCTGCCCGAGGCGCGGGTGTTCCACGCCGCGCTGGGGCAGTGCGCGGACGCGGTGGTCGACGAGGAGGGCCAGCCGCCCCGGACGCGCGGGGAGAAGATGACCGACGCGCTGATGGAGTTGGTGCTGCGCCCCGGGGAGCACGAGCTGCCACCCGTGCAGGTCCTGCTCACCCTGGTCGCCTCGGTGGCCACGGTGCTGGGCGGGGACGCGCCGGCCGAGCTGGACGGCGAGGTGCTGCCCGCGGAGATGGCCCGTCAGCTCGTGCACGCCCTCGCCGGTCAGGAGCCGACCACCGCCGGCCCCGAGCCGCTGCCGTCTGCCGGGGGAGAGCCGGTGGACCTCGTCGGCGGCCCGGAGGAACGCGCCGTGGCCGAGCTGGACGGCGAGGAGCTGGACCGCTGGTTCGACGAGTTCGTGCGTGCCGCCTTCGGCGACGAGCCACCGCCGATGCCTCGTGTCCCCGACGCCGACGCCGACGCCGACGCCGACGCCGGTCCGGTGCCCGAGGAGCAACCCGACCCGCTCGACGACCACGGTGCGGCCGGCGCGCCACCGTCGTCCGGCACCGGCTGTCCGCCCGCGGGGACCGGCTGGTGGGCCGCGGCCGACCGGGCGGTCGACGACGCCGGTAGCGCGGTGCACGCCGCCCGGCTGGCCCTCGGCCACGCCCAGCGCAGCGTCCGCACCGCCGAGCGCGCGGCTGCCGAGGTGGAGGCCGGGTGGCGATCCGGTCCCGCCGGGCAGGTGGACGCCGCCCTCGACACCCTCGCCGCCCTCGCCGTGGCCGCCGACGCGCAGCGCGAGGCACTGGCCGCCCTGCTCGAGGCCACCGCCGGCGGCGGGCTGGCCGACCGGCCCCGCCTGGTGCTCGCCGACGCGGTCACCGGCGCCTTCGTCACGCTGACCGACCTGCCCGGACTGCGCCGCGTCGCCCACTGCGGCCGGCCGGCCTGCCGGCGGCGCCCGGACACCTGCGGGCACGACCTCACCGGCCGCCCCGGCCTGCGCGCCCCCGACCCGACCGAGGGCTACCGCCCCGGTGCGGCGCTGGACCGCTGGGTGCGCGCCCGCGACCGGCGGTGTCGCTTCCCCGGCTGCCGGCGGCGCGTGCCCAGGGGCGGCGAGCTCGACCACCACCGGCCGCACGCCGACGGAGGCGAGACCTCGGCGGCCAACCTGGCCGGCTACTGCACCCGGGACCACCGCGGCAAGCACCAGGCCCCCGGCTGGAGCCACGATCTCGCGCCCGACGGGACCCTGACCGTCACCACCCCCACCGGGCTGACCGCCGTCACCACCCCACCGCCCTACTGA
- a CDS encoding DNA-3-methyladenine glycosylase — protein MSTTTLDAPTFTDTWRPSWPLDLRRTLYPHQRSAGDPALQHGDDGCWRTVSTADGPATVHVSVRGGEVRVRAWGAGAERAGAAVPSWLGADDRPEEFEPGGHPLLDRVHRASPWLRMSRTGRTWDAVVPAVLEQKVTVVEAHRVWRALLRLAGDPAPGPAPAAMRVVPSPQRVLAVTDWEWHRCGLDGARRRALRAVASVASRLEPGEEIDCRDLQRRLRSVPGVGVWTAAEVVQRVLGCPDTVSYGDYHLKNLVGWSLAGVRTDDDGMMQLLEPWRGQRQRVVRLLAIGGSRPPRRGPRTAPTDHRRI, from the coding sequence GTGAGCACGACCACGCTGGACGCGCCGACGTTCACCGACACCTGGCGGCCGTCCTGGCCGCTGGACCTGCGCCGCACGCTGTACCCGCACCAGCGCAGCGCCGGCGACCCGGCCCTGCAGCACGGCGACGACGGCTGCTGGCGCACCGTCAGCACCGCCGACGGCCCGGCGACCGTGCACGTCTCCGTCCGCGGCGGCGAGGTGCGGGTGCGCGCGTGGGGTGCCGGCGCCGAGCGGGCCGGGGCGGCCGTCCCGTCGTGGCTGGGCGCCGACGACCGGCCCGAGGAGTTCGAGCCCGGCGGCCACCCGCTGCTGGACCGGGTGCACCGTGCCTCGCCGTGGCTGCGGATGAGCCGCACCGGGCGCACCTGGGACGCGGTGGTGCCCGCCGTCCTGGAGCAGAAGGTGACCGTCGTGGAGGCCCACCGCGTGTGGCGCGCGCTGCTGCGGCTGGCCGGCGACCCCGCCCCCGGCCCGGCGCCCGCGGCGATGCGCGTGGTGCCCAGCCCCCAGCGGGTCCTCGCGGTCACCGACTGGGAGTGGCACCGCTGCGGTCTGGACGGCGCCCGCCGCCGGGCGCTGCGGGCGGTGGCCAGCGTGGCCTCCCGACTGGAGCCGGGGGAGGAGATCGACTGCCGGGACCTGCAGCGCCGGCTGCGGTCGGTGCCCGGCGTCGGCGTGTGGACGGCGGCGGAGGTGGTGCAGCGTGTCCTCGGCTGCCCCGACACGGTCAGCTACGGCGACTACCACCTGAAGAACCTGGTCGGCTGGTCGCTGGCCGGGGTGCGCACCGACGACGACGGGATGATGCAGCTGCTCGAACCGTGGCGCGGGCAGCGGCAGCGCGTCGTCCGGTTGCTGGCCATCGGCGGCAGCCGGCCACCCCGCCGCGGTCCCCGCACCGCGCCGACGGACCACCGGAGGATCTGA
- a CDS encoding WhiB family transcriptional regulator codes for MAEVSWLSDYLHAAERADRTGSAQDAADRWVLGLEAEAQAWQERALCAETDPEAFFPEKGGSTREAKKICTGCEVKAECLEYALANDERFGIWGGLSERERRRLRRRVG; via the coding sequence ATGGCAGAGGTCTCGTGGTTGAGCGACTACCTGCACGCCGCTGAGCGGGCCGACCGCACCGGCTCGGCCCAGGACGCCGCCGACCGGTGGGTCCTCGGCCTGGAGGCCGAGGCGCAGGCGTGGCAGGAGCGCGCGCTGTGCGCCGAGACCGACCCGGAGGCCTTCTTCCCGGAGAAGGGCGGCTCCACCCGGGAGGCCAAGAAGATCTGCACCGGCTGCGAGGTCAAGGCCGAGTGCCTGGAGTACGCGCTGGCCAACGACGAGCGCTTCGGCATCTGGGGCGGGCTCTCCGAGCGGGAGCGCCGCCGGCTGCGCCGCCGCGTGGGCTGA
- the rfbA gene encoding glucose-1-phosphate thymidylyltransferase RfbA has translation MRGIILAGGTGSRLFPITQAVSKQLMPVYDKPMVYYPLSTLMMAGVREVLVITTPADQEAFRSLLGDGTRLGMRIEYAAQPRPEGLAQAFLIGADFIGDQAVALVLGDNIFYGAGLGTALSRLPEPDGGHVFAYHVANPQDYGVVEFDADGRVLSIEEKPAKPKSSYAVPGLYFYDREVVDIARGIRPSARGELEITAVNEHYLRRGRLTVTALDRGTAWLDTGTFQSLRQATEFVSVVEDRQGLKIGCIEEVAWRNGWLDDAGLRRAAEPLGKSGYGDYLMRLLAEGR, from the coding sequence ATGCGCGGGATCATCCTGGCCGGGGGCACCGGCAGCCGCCTCTTCCCCATCACGCAGGCGGTCAGCAAGCAGCTGATGCCCGTCTACGACAAGCCGATGGTCTACTACCCGCTGTCCACGCTGATGATGGCCGGGGTCCGCGAGGTCCTGGTGATCACGACGCCGGCCGACCAGGAGGCCTTCCGCTCCCTGCTCGGTGACGGCACCCGGCTGGGGATGCGGATCGAGTACGCCGCCCAGCCGCGGCCCGAGGGCCTGGCGCAGGCGTTCCTCATCGGGGCGGACTTCATCGGGGACCAGGCCGTGGCGCTCGTCCTCGGGGACAACATCTTCTACGGCGCCGGCCTGGGCACCGCGCTCTCCCGGCTGCCGGAGCCCGACGGCGGGCACGTGTTCGCCTACCACGTCGCCAACCCGCAGGACTACGGCGTGGTGGAGTTCGACGCGGACGGCCGGGTGCTGTCGATCGAGGAGAAGCCGGCGAAGCCGAAGAGCTCCTACGCCGTCCCGGGGCTGTACTTCTACGACCGGGAGGTCGTGGACATCGCCCGCGGGATCAGGCCCAGCGCCCGCGGGGAGCTGGAGATCACCGCGGTCAACGAGCACTACCTGCGGCGGGGGCGGCTGACCGTCACCGCGCTGGACCGGGGCACGGCCTGGCTGGACACCGGGACCTTCCAGTCGCTGCGGCAGGCCACGGAGTTCGTGTCCGTCGTCGAGGACCGGCAGGGCCTGAAGATCGGCTGCATCGAGGAGGTCGCCTGGCGCAACGGCTGGCTGGACGACGCGGGTCTGCGGCGGGCCGCCGAGCCGCTGGGCAAGAGCGGCTACGGCGACTACCTGATGCGGCTGCTCGCTGAGGGGCGCTGA
- a CDS encoding metallopeptidase family protein, which translates to MSRPARSRRDRHGRGLRGRLVPDGVPLARSRAERFDDLVLDAVEDLERRWEKELTGVEFAVEDVPWVEHTSPDEVVLDADVLDDGSVPLARVLPAHREGTREVPPRIVVYRRPLELRAHDRDDLADLVRDVVVDQVAVLLGRDPEEIDPTG; encoded by the coding sequence ATGAGCCGACCCGCCCGCTCCCGCCGCGACCGGCACGGCCGGGGGCTGCGCGGGCGCCTGGTCCCCGACGGCGTCCCGCTGGCCCGCAGCCGCGCCGAGCGGTTCGACGACCTCGTCCTGGACGCGGTGGAAGACCTCGAGCGGCGGTGGGAGAAGGAGCTGACCGGCGTCGAGTTCGCCGTCGAGGACGTCCCGTGGGTGGAGCACACCAGCCCCGACGAGGTGGTGCTGGACGCCGACGTGCTCGACGACGGCAGCGTGCCCCTGGCCCGCGTGCTGCCCGCGCACCGGGAGGGCACCCGGGAGGTGCCGCCGCGGATCGTGGTCTACCGGCGGCCGCTGGAGCTGCGGGCGCACGACCGCGACGACCTGGCCGACCTGGTGCGCGACGTCGTCGTCGACCAGGTCGCCGTGCTGCTGGGCCGCGACCCGGAGGAGATCGACCCCACCGGCTGA